A part of Sus scrofa isolate TJ Tabasco breed Duroc chromosome 15, Sscrofa11.1, whole genome shotgun sequence genomic DNA contains:
- the PRLH gene encoding prolactin-releasing peptide: MKASGTWLLGLLLLGLALRGAANRAHQHSMEIRTPDINPAWYTGRGIRPVGRFGRRRAVLGDGRKPGLGHLPACLPLGGGAEPAHRG; the protein is encoded by the exons ATGAAGGCGTCGGGGACCTGGCTCCTGGGCCTGCTGCTGCTGGGCCTGGCCCTGCGGGGCGCTGCGAACCGAGCCCACCAGCACTCCATGGAGATCCGCA CGCCAGACATCAATCCTGCCTGGTACACGGGCCGCGGGATCCGGCCTGTGGGCCGCTTCGGCCGGAGGAGAGCCGTGCTGGGGGATGGACGGAAGCCTGGCCTCGGACACCTGCCAGCCTGCTTGCCTCTGGGAGGAGGCGCTGAGCCCGCTCACAGGGGCTGA
- the RAB17 gene encoding RAB17, member RAS oncogene family (The RefSeq protein has 2 substitutions compared to this genomic sequence) produces the protein MAQADGAPCPGTALSQPCVFKLVLLGSGSVGKSSLAFRYVKNDFKSILPTVGCAFFTKVVDLGAASLKLEIWDTAGQEKYHSVCHLYFRGANAALVVYDVTRKDSFLKAQQWLKDLEEEFRLGDVVVMLVGNKLDLGKEREVAFEEGKEFAESKGLLFMETSAKLNHQVTEAFGAIAQELWRREERKEDQQQQQRDAQLDLNQRPSAQARCCAR, from the exons ATGGCGCAGGCAGATGGGGCCCCCTGCCCCGGCACCGCCCCGAGCCAGCCCTGCGTCTTCAAGCTGGTTCTCCTGGGCAGTGGCTCTGTGGGCAAGTCCAGCTTGGCTTTCCGGTATGTGAAGAATGACTTCAAGAGCATCCTGCCGACGGTGGGAT GTGCCTTCTTCACCAAGGTGGTGGATTTGGGGGCTGCGTCTCTGAAGCTGGAGATCTGGGACACGGCCGGCCAGGAGAAGTACCACAGCGTCTGCCACCTCTACTTCAGGGGCGCCAATGCTGCGCTTGTGGTGTATGACGTCACCAGGAAG GATTCCTTCCTCAAGGCGCAGCAGTGGCTCAAGGACCTGGAAGAGGAGTTCCGCCTGGGTGACGTGGTGGTGATGCTGGTTGGCAACAAGCTGGACCTTGGCAAGGAGCGGGAGGTGGCCTTTGAG GAGGGGAAGGAGTTTGCCGAGAGCAAGGGGCTGCTATTCATGGAAACCTCGGCCAAGCTGAACCACCAGGTGACTGAGGCCTTCGGCGCCATTG CCCAGGAGCTTTGgtgcagagaagagaggaaggaggaccagcagcagcagcagagagacGCACAGCTGGATCTGAACCAGAGGCCCTCGGCGCAGGCCAGATGCTGCGCCCGCTAG
- the RAB17 gene encoding ras-related protein Rab-17 isoform X1, with protein MAQADGAPCPGTAPSQPCVFKLVLLGSGSVGKSSLAFRYVKNDFKSILPTVGCAFFTKVVDLGAASLKLEIWDTAGQEKYHSVCHLYFRGANAALVVYDVTRKDSFLKAQQWLKDLEEEFRLGDVVVMLVGNKLDLGKEREVAFEEGKEFAESKGLLFMETSAKLNHQVTEAFGAIAQELWCREERKEDQQQQQRDAQLDLNQRPSAQARCCAR; from the exons ATGGCGCAGGCAGATGGGGCCCCCTGCCCCGGCACCGCCCCGAGCCAGCCCTGCGTCTTCAAGCTGGTTCTCCTGGGCAGTGGCTCTGTGGGCAAGTCCAGCTTGGCTTTCCGGTATGTGAAGAATGACTTCAAGAGCATCCTGCCGACGGTGGGAT GTGCCTTCTTCACCAAGGTGGTGGATTTGGGGGCTGCGTCTCTGAAGCTGGAGATCTGGGACACGGCCGGCCAGGAGAAGTACCACAGCGTCTGCCACCTCTACTTCAGGGGCGCCAATGCTGCGCTTGTGGTGTATGACGTCACCAGGAAG GATTCCTTCCTCAAGGCGCAGCAGTGGCTCAAGGACCTGGAAGAGGAGTTCCGCCTGGGTGACGTGGTGGTGATGCTGGTTGGCAACAAGCTGGACCTTGGCAAGGAGCGGGAGGTGGCCTTTGAG GAGGGGAAGGAGTTTGCCGAGAGCAAGGGGCTGCTATTCATGGAAACCTCGGCCAAGCTGAACCACCAGGTGACTGAGGCCTTCGGCGCCATTG CCCAGGAGCTTTGgtgcagagaagagaggaaggaggaccagcagcagcagcagagagacGCACAGCTGGATCTGAACCAGAGGCCCTCGGCGCAGGCCAGATGCTGCGCCCGCTAG
- the RAB17 gene encoding ras-related protein Rab-17 isoform X3, whose protein sequence is MGPPAPAPPRASPASSSWFSWAVALWASPAWLSGAFFTKVVDLGAASLKLEIWDTAGQEKYHSVCHLYFRGANAALVVYDVTRKDSFLKAQQWLKDLEEEFRLGDVVVMLVGNKLDLGKEREVAFEEGKEFAESKGLLFMETSAKLNHQVTEAFGAIAQELWCREERKEDQQQQQRDAQLDLNQRPSAQARCCAR, encoded by the exons ATGGGGCCCCCTGCCCCGGCACCGCCCCGAGCCAGCCCTGCGTCTTCAAGCTGGTTCTCCTGGGCAGTGGCTCTGTGGGCAAGTCCAGCTTGGCTTTCCG GTGCCTTCTTCACCAAGGTGGTGGATTTGGGGGCTGCGTCTCTGAAGCTGGAGATCTGGGACACGGCCGGCCAGGAGAAGTACCACAGCGTCTGCCACCTCTACTTCAGGGGCGCCAATGCTGCGCTTGTGGTGTATGACGTCACCAGGAAG GATTCCTTCCTCAAGGCGCAGCAGTGGCTCAAGGACCTGGAAGAGGAGTTCCGCCTGGGTGACGTGGTGGTGATGCTGGTTGGCAACAAGCTGGACCTTGGCAAGGAGCGGGAGGTGGCCTTTGAG GAGGGGAAGGAGTTTGCCGAGAGCAAGGGGCTGCTATTCATGGAAACCTCGGCCAAGCTGAACCACCAGGTGACTGAGGCCTTCGGCGCCATTG CCCAGGAGCTTTGgtgcagagaagagaggaaggaggaccagcagcagcagcagagagacGCACAGCTGGATCTGAACCAGAGGCCCTCGGCGCAGGCCAGATGCTGCGCCCGCTAG
- the RAB17 gene encoding ras-related protein Rab-17 isoform X4, translating into MNWHQTLSLVPTLSLCRAWRRQMGPPAPAPPRASPASSSWFSWAVALWASPAWLSGAFFTKVVDLGAASLKLEIWDTAGQEKYHSVCHLYFRGANAALVVYDVTRKDSFLKAQQWLKDLEEEFRLGDVVVMLVGNKLDLGKEREVAFEEGKEFAESKGLLFMETSAKLNHQVTEAFGAIAQELWCREERKEDQQQQQRDAQLDLNQRPSAQARCCAR; encoded by the exons ATGAACTGGCATCAGACACTCAGCCTTGTCCCCACGCTGTCTCTCTGCAGGGCATGGCGCAGGCAGATGGGGCCCCCTGCCCCGGCACCGCCCCGAGCCAGCCCTGCGTCTTCAAGCTGGTTCTCCTGGGCAGTGGCTCTGTGGGCAAGTCCAGCTTGGCTTTCCG GTGCCTTCTTCACCAAGGTGGTGGATTTGGGGGCTGCGTCTCTGAAGCTGGAGATCTGGGACACGGCCGGCCAGGAGAAGTACCACAGCGTCTGCCACCTCTACTTCAGGGGCGCCAATGCTGCGCTTGTGGTGTATGACGTCACCAGGAAG GATTCCTTCCTCAAGGCGCAGCAGTGGCTCAAGGACCTGGAAGAGGAGTTCCGCCTGGGTGACGTGGTGGTGATGCTGGTTGGCAACAAGCTGGACCTTGGCAAGGAGCGGGAGGTGGCCTTTGAG GAGGGGAAGGAGTTTGCCGAGAGCAAGGGGCTGCTATTCATGGAAACCTCGGCCAAGCTGAACCACCAGGTGACTGAGGCCTTCGGCGCCATTG CCCAGGAGCTTTGgtgcagagaagagaggaaggaggaccagcagcagcagcagagagacGCACAGCTGGATCTGAACCAGAGGCCCTCGGCGCAGGCCAGATGCTGCGCCCGCTAG
- the RAB17 gene encoding ras-related protein Rab-17 isoform X2, with translation MSEISFKLIFSEAWRRQMGPPAPAPPRASPASSSWFSWAVALWASPAWLSGAFFTKVVDLGAASLKLEIWDTAGQEKYHSVCHLYFRGANAALVVYDVTRKDSFLKAQQWLKDLEEEFRLGDVVVMLVGNKLDLGKEREVAFEEGKEFAESKGLLFMETSAKLNHQVTEAFGAIAQELWCREERKEDQQQQQRDAQLDLNQRPSAQARCCAR, from the exons atgtctgAGATTTCCTTCAAACTCATCTTTTCCGA GGCATGGCGCAGGCAGATGGGGCCCCCTGCCCCGGCACCGCCCCGAGCCAGCCCTGCGTCTTCAAGCTGGTTCTCCTGGGCAGTGGCTCTGTGGGCAAGTCCAGCTTGGCTTTCCG GTGCCTTCTTCACCAAGGTGGTGGATTTGGGGGCTGCGTCTCTGAAGCTGGAGATCTGGGACACGGCCGGCCAGGAGAAGTACCACAGCGTCTGCCACCTCTACTTCAGGGGCGCCAATGCTGCGCTTGTGGTGTATGACGTCACCAGGAAG GATTCCTTCCTCAAGGCGCAGCAGTGGCTCAAGGACCTGGAAGAGGAGTTCCGCCTGGGTGACGTGGTGGTGATGCTGGTTGGCAACAAGCTGGACCTTGGCAAGGAGCGGGAGGTGGCCTTTGAG GAGGGGAAGGAGTTTGCCGAGAGCAAGGGGCTGCTATTCATGGAAACCTCGGCCAAGCTGAACCACCAGGTGACTGAGGCCTTCGGCGCCATTG CCCAGGAGCTTTGgtgcagagaagagaggaaggaggaccagcagcagcagcagagagacGCACAGCTGGATCTGAACCAGAGGCCCTCGGCGCAGGCCAGATGCTGCGCCCGCTAG